From a single Osmerus eperlanus chromosome 8, fOsmEpe2.1, whole genome shotgun sequence genomic region:
- the mrps18a gene encoding 39S ribosomal protein S18a, mitochondrial — MAARGVLGSIWISLSGVKGVASRGSVNVLKRINIFPQLPAFVNIQTRGIREVVEKQDGKTTIIEGVMVESPAGLQPPNSTAKCPMYRWNLQNKYNYTDVLLLSQFIRSDGGMLPRRITGLCADEHRKISACVQMAFRAGLLPDHKPKLPEGHVPKRPKPQLNRYLTRWSVDSVKPIYRSGLKWCKKRVSVGHVALSDNIRYGKKPLYLKH; from the exons ATGGCGGCGCGCGGTGTGTTAGGGTCTATCTGGATTTCGTTATCTGGTGTTAAAGGTGTTGCGAGCAGAGGCAGTGTAAATGTTCTGAAGAGGATTAATATTTTTCCCCAACTTCCAGCTTTTGTAAATATTCAGACAAGAGGAATCCGGGAGG TGGTGGAAAAGCAAGACGGCAAAACGACGATC ATTGAGGGGGTGATGGTGGAGTCGCCCGCAGGTCTGCAGCCCCCCAACTCCACAGCTAAGTGTCCCATGTACCGCTGGAACCTGCAGAACAAGTACAACTACACG GACGTTCTCCTGCTCAGTCAGTTCATCCGTTCGGACGGAGGAATGCTGCCTCGACGAATCACAGGCCTCTGTGCTGACGAGCACCGCAAGATCTCCGCCTGCGTCCAGATGGCCttcagagcag GTCTCCTCCCTGACCACAAGCCCAAACTACCCGAGGGCCATGTTCCAAAGAGGCCCAAGCCCCAGCTCAACAg gTACCTGACGCGCTGGTCGGTGGACTCTGTGAAGCCCATCTACCGGTCTGGTCTGAAGTGGTGCAAGAAAAGAGTTTCTGTCGGCCATGTTGCTCTTTCTGACAACATACGCTACGGCAAGAAGCCCCTGTACCTCAAACACTGA
- the rsph9 gene encoding radial spoke head protein 9 homolog, with the protein MDSNTLYYSLDLVSGTGLTLSSEQRAALHTSLVILKKNYKFNRVLLWGKILGIKGDYFIAQGVKDDEMRDKNTLYSFNCVDWHLLPPTTEDMLAEVSAAAKGRFVGDPSHEYEHTETRRQGEGDEAVEEEVSVRIKVKEEVRLAATVHTINTEVSVVPRGAFIRSPHGLVQTNRSFEGLSFSEADKLRNFLHFTEPRSLKQKSILETAEQDPSIDFLDPLSSDVPKGSWSLQFERGSSVCVVRSLLWLGLTGYHVPNTPQHGYIYMGDGLKNMDLPFML; encoded by the exons ATGGATTCCAACACGCTATACTATTCATTGGACCTCGTTTCTGGTACTGGGTTGACTTTGAGCAGTGAGCAAAGAGCGGCCCTGCATACTTCCCTGGTGATCCTGAAGAAAAACTACAAATTCAACCGTGTCCTGCTTTGGGGCAAGATTTTGGGCATAAAGGGCGACTATTTCATAGCACAAGGAGTTAAAGATGATGAAATGCGTGACAAAAATACCCTCTACAG TTTTAACTGTGTAGACTGGCATCTGCTCCCACCTACCACCGAGGATATGCTGGCGGAGGTGTCGGCGGCAGCGAAGGGCCGTTTCGTGGGCGACCCGTCCCATGAGTATGAGCACACAGAGACCCGCAGGCAGGGCGAGGGTGACGAGGCTGTAGAGGAGGAAGTCTCGGTACGG ATCAAGgtgaaggaggaagtgaggcTGGCAGCCACGGTCCACACCATCAATACGGAAGTTTCCGTGGTTCCACGAGGAGCCTTTATCCGGAGTCCCCACGGCCTGGTCCAGACCAACCGCAGCTTTGAAG gtcTGTCGTTCTCTGAGGCGGACAAGCTGAGAAACTTCCTCCACTTCACGGAGCCCCGGAGTCTGAAGCAGAAGTCCATCCTGGAGACTGCTGAGCAGGACCCCTCCATCGACTTCCTGGACCCCCTGAGCAGCGATGTCCCCAAAG ggtcctGGAGCCTGCAGTTTGAGCggggcagcagtgtgtgtgtggtgcgtagcCTGCTGTGGCTTGGCCTGACCGGCTACCACGTCCCCAACACGCCCCAGCATGGCTACATCTACATGGGCGACGGACTCAAGAACATGGACCTGCCCTTCATGCTGTAG
- the tmem63a gene encoding CSC1-like protein 1 gives MEFPWQERPLLAGNGSVAHVDNSSCFSSTQSTVLKGVSFGGVPVVLLIDFTVFLVLLLLFSAIRGKLWDYGRLALVSDSEGFNETSHRRYGRTLSSGEEPEHEMGFCSWLPFIIRMDEDKVKARCGIDAVHYLSFQRHLIILMVLITITSVSVILPVNMSGDLLGNDPYSFGRTTVGNLQKGNNLLWLHTVFAVLYLILTVALLRRHTSQIKGMRRETARTTLFVRPIPKEASDQDIQTHFSEAYPTCRVADVHLSYDVAKLMHLDKERKRAEKNLRYYERELERRGRREGINPRLCGLLCCCTTRHCEEVDAIDFYSQQQASLQEQVHTQRELVPQRPLGMAFVTLQSEAMATYILRDFNALACGGGASDGSVRCVCGWEPQPSSVSPALKVKQWRVQYAPNPRNVYWENLSVQGICWWLRVLLLNLFLLVLLTFLTTPSIIISTMDKFNVTKPIYYLNSAVVSQFFPTLLLWSFSSLLPTVVYYSTLGEAHWSRSSEQLSMMHKLYIFLLFMVLILPSLGLTSLAVFFRWLFDKEFLSDGKLRFECVFLPDQGAFFVNYVIAAGLVGSGMELLRLPGLLLYTIRMMLARSAAERKYVTQNQAYECEYGSMYGWTLCVFTVIMAYSIICPVIVPFGLLYLLLRHLVDKHNLYYAFLPARLDRQVHLGAVNQALAAPIICLIWLYFFSVLRTGFMADTSLFTLVVMCITIFICISYTCFGHFKYLSPHNYVVKEEEDAEGLQENSTPYLPTVLYNTPAASPEGGKSYLSYGSTEGSPAHTSPLDDNPLES, from the exons ATGGAGTTCCCGTGGCAGGAGCGCCCCCTGCTTGCCGGGAACGGTAGTGTAGCGCACGTGGACAACAGCAGCTGCTTTAGCAGCACTCAGAGCACTGTTCTTAAGGGGGTCAGCTTCGGGGGCGTGCCTGTGGTGCTGCTCATCGACTTCACTGtctttctg GTGctgctcctcctgttctccgcCATCAGGGGGAAGCTGTGGGACTACGGCCGGCTGGCGCTCGTCTCCGACAGCGAAGG GTTCAATGAAACGTCCCACCGTCGCTACGGACGCACGCTGTCTAGTGGGGAGGAGCCTGAGCATGAaatg GGGTTCTGCTCCTGGTTGCCGTTCATCATCAGGATGGA cgaGGACAAGGTGAAGGCCAGGTGTGGTATAGATGCCGTTCACTACCTGTCCTTCCAGCGTCACCTGATCATCCTGATGGTGctcatcaccatcacctccgTGTCTGTCATCCTGCCTGTCAACATGTCTGGAGACCTTCtgg GAAATGACCCCTACAGTTTTGGGAGGACAACAGTTGGTAATCTCCAGAAAGG GAACAACCTGTTGTGGCTGCACACCGTGTTCGCAGTGCTCTACCTCATCCTGACGGTGGCGCTGCTCAGGAGACACACCTCCCAGATAAAGGGCATGCGCAGAGAGACG GCCAGAACCACTCTGTTTGTGCGTCCCATCCCTAAAGAAGCCAGCGACCAGGACATCCAGACCCACTTCAG tGAGGCCTACCCCACATGCCGAGTGGCTGATGTACATCTGAGCTACGACGTGGCCAAACTCATGCACCTCGACAAGGAGag GAAACGAGCAGAGAAGAACCTGCGTTACTACGAGCGTGAGCTGGAGcgccgggggaggagggaggggatcaaCCCCCGTCTGTGTGGTCTGCTCTGCTGCTGCACCACCCGCCACTGTGAGGAG gTGGATGCTATAGACTTCTACAGCCAGCAGCAGGCCAGCCTGCAGGAGCAGGTGCATACCCAGAGAGAGCTGGTCCCACAGCGCCCCCTAGGGATGGCCTTCGTCACCCTGCAGTCTGAGGCCATGGCCACATA CATCCTGAGAGACTTCAACGCGCTGGCctgtgggggcggggccagTGACGGGtcagtcaggtgtgtgtgtggatgggagcCCCAGCCCTCGTCTGTCAGCCCGgccctgaag gtgaagcAGTGGAGAGTGCAGTATGCCCCGAACCCCAGGAACGTCTACTG ggagAACTTGTCTGTCCAGGGGATCTGCTGGTGGCTGCGAGTGCTGCTGCTGAATCTCTTCCTGCTGGttctcctcaccttcctcaccaccccctccatcatcatcagcaccatggacaagtTCAACGTCACCAAGCCCATCTACTACCTCAAC agtgctGTGGTCAGTCAGTTCTTCCCCACTCTGCTGCTGTGGTCCTTTTCTTCTCTGCTGCCCACTGTCGTCTACTACTCTACCCTGGGAGAGGCTCActggagcag gtccagTGAGCAGTTGAGCATGATGCACAAGCTGTACATCTTCCTACTGTTCATGGTTCTGATCCTGCCTTCCCTCGGACTCACCAG TCTGGCTGTGTTCTTCCGCTGGCTGTTTGATAAGGAGTTCCTGTCAGACGGCAAGCTGAGGTTTGA gtgtgtgttcctacctgaCCAGGGGGCGTTCTTCGTCAATTATGTCATAGCAGCCGGCTTGGTGGGCTCTGGCATGGAGCTTCTCCGGTTGCCAGGGTTACTGCTGTACACCATCCGCATGATGTTGGCCCGCTCCGCCGCCGAGAGGAAGTACGTCACCCAG AACCAGGCGTATGAGTGTGAGTACGGGTCCATGTATGGCtggactctgtgtgtgttcaccgtCATCATGGCCTACAGCATCATCTGCCCTGTCATCGTGCCCTttg gtctGTTGTACCTGCTGCTGAGACACCTGGTGGATAAACACAACCTGTACTATGCCTTCCTACCTGCTCGCCTGGATCGGCAGGTGCACCTGGGAGCTGTCAATCAAGCTCTGGCCGCACCCATCATTTGCCTCATCTGGCTGTACTTCTTCTCTGTCCTccggacag gtttcaTGGCTGAcacctctctcttcactctggtGGTCATGTGCATCACCATCTTCATCTGCATCAGCTACACCTGCTTTGGACACTTCAAATACCTCAGCCCACACAACTacgtg gtaaaggaggaggaggatgctgaAGGACTGCAGGAGAACAGCACG CCCTACCTTCCCACAGTCCTTTACAACACGCCCGCCGCATCACCAGAGGGGGGGAAATCCTACCTATCGTATGGCTCGACCGAAGGAAGCCCCGCCCACACCAGCCCATTGGACGACAATCCCCTGGAGTCATAG
- the LOC134024556 gene encoding protein FAM177B isoform X2, whose protein sequence is MNNNLQEGVDVQETEFGGPSLSKERRVIHFSSGETLEEEGSEEEDGEKDQPALTEPANTEPANTSKFSWRTVARVSLQTCDFLGGKLAGLLGLNAAKYQYAIDEFCRDSKPADRNPDKASSEDGKEKVHLSPRNSVAYGTTGSPAFLGPPAPREHSGHTSGGSVNTGYQEDHEQ, encoded by the exons ATGAACAACAATCTCCAGGAA GGTGTTGACGTCCAGGAGACTGAGTTTGGGGGTCCCTCCTTGTCCAAGGAGAGGAGGGTCATCCACTTCTCTAGCGGCgagaccctggaggaggaaggcagcgaggaggaggacggagagaaGGACCAGCCAGCCTTGACAGAACCTGCAAACACAGAACCTGCAAACACA AGTAAATTCTCCTGGAGGACTGTGGCTAGGGTGTCTCTCCAGA CGTGTGATTTTCTGGGGGGAAAACTGGCAGGTTTACTTGGACTGAACGCAGCCAAGTACCAGTATGCCATAGACGagttctgccgtgacagcaag CCTGCAGATCGGAACCCAGACAAGGCCTCGTCTGAGGATGGAAAAGAGAAGGtgcacctctctcccaggaACAGTGTTGCATACGGAACAACCGGTTCTCCTGCGTTCCtcggtcctccagcccctcGTGAACACTCTGGACACACGAGCGGAGGATCTGTCAACACGGGGTACCAGGAGGACCATGAACAATga
- the LOC134024556 gene encoding protein FAM177B isoform X1, producing MGYAPNSGGRQPSRNVLDRIITDMGVDVQETEFGGPSLSKERRVIHFSSGETLEEEGSEEEDGEKDQPALTEPANTEPANTSKFSWRTVARVSLQTCDFLGGKLAGLLGLNAAKYQYAIDEFCRDSKPADRNPDKASSEDGKEKVHLSPRNSVAYGTTGSPAFLGPPAPREHSGHTSGGSVNTGYQEDHEQ from the exons ATGGGTTATGCACCTAACTCAGGCGGGCGTCAACCTTCCAGGAACGTGTTAGACAGGATCATCACAGACATG GGTGTTGACGTCCAGGAGACTGAGTTTGGGGGTCCCTCCTTGTCCAAGGAGAGGAGGGTCATCCACTTCTCTAGCGGCgagaccctggaggaggaaggcagcgaggaggaggacggagagaaGGACCAGCCAGCCTTGACAGAACCTGCAAACACAGAACCTGCAAACACA AGTAAATTCTCCTGGAGGACTGTGGCTAGGGTGTCTCTCCAGA CGTGTGATTTTCTGGGGGGAAAACTGGCAGGTTTACTTGGACTGAACGCAGCCAAGTACCAGTATGCCATAGACGagttctgccgtgacagcaag CCTGCAGATCGGAACCCAGACAAGGCCTCGTCTGAGGATGGAAAAGAGAAGGtgcacctctctcccaggaACAGTGTTGCATACGGAACAACCGGTTCTCCTGCGTTCCtcggtcctccagcccctcGTGAACACTCTGGACACACGAGCGGAGGATCTGTCAACACGGGGTACCAGGAGGACCATGAACAATga
- the brox gene encoding BRO1 domain-containing protein BROX, producing MAHWFHRNPLKATAPVSFNFYGVAGSQAANKICNDLRTTRARLLEMFTDLTCNPEIMKNATDAYFSLLQGFIVSLDGTTQENKLRFMQNFKWTDTLQGNTPSAQQDAIFELVSMAFNVAVWYTKFASRLAGKENITEPEAKDVHRSLKLAAGIFKHLKEVYIPRLITPAEKGRDLEPRVIDTYIVQCQAEAQEVTIARAIELKHNATLIAALAFETANFYQKADHTLNTLEPECSSKWRKYLQLKQHFYMAYAFCYHGQTLLASDKCGESIRSLLEAEKCYSRAEALCKEYRQTKGPGSTAKPSEQLFFLKLGGQIKITLEKCQRENGFIYFHKVPADAPQLELKASYGLADPITFELPGLSDLCTPEVYATFDLTKGAKDEKAKHKEVEVKPVKEPDLKPEKDTGCVVS from the exons ATGGCGCATTGGTTCCACCGAAACCCATTGAAAGCTACAGCGCCCGTCTCCTTTAACTTCTATGGAGTTGCTGGAAGCCAAGCTGCAAACAAAATATGCAA TGACTTGAGAACCACCAGGGCCAGGCTCCTAGAGATGTTCACAGATCTCACCTGCAACCCTGAGATCATGAAAAATGCTACAGATGCATATTTCTCCCTCCTACAAG GCTTCATCGTGTCACTGGATGGTACCACGCAAGAGAACAAGCTACGGTTTATGCAGAACTTCAAGTGGACCGACACTTTACAGGGGAACACACCAAG TGCTCAGCAAGATGCCATCTTTGAACTGGTCTCCATGGCTTTCAATGTTGCAGTCTGGTACACCAAGTTTGCCTCAAGACTAGCAGGAAAGGAAAA CATAACGGAACCTGAGGCTAAGGATGTCCACAGGAGCCTGAAACTGGCTGCCGGGATCTTTAAACACCTCAAG GAAGTGTATATCCCTCGCCTGATCACGCCAGCTGAGAAGGGCCGGGACCTGGAGCCCAGGGTCATAGACACCTACATCGTACAGTGCCAAGCAGAGGCACAAGAAG TGACCATCGCCAGGGCGATTGAGCTGAAGCACAATGCCACTCTCATCGCTGCCTTGGCGTTCGAAACGGCCAACTTCTATCAGAAGGCTG ACCACACTCTGAACACCCTGGAGCCAGAGTGCAGCAGCAAGTGGAGGAAGTACCTTCAGCTGAAGCAGCATTTCTACATGGCCTAC GCCTTCTGTTACCATGGACAGACCCTGCTGGCTAGTGACAAGTGTGGAGAGTCAATCCGATCACTCCTAGAGGCCGAGAAAT GTTACTCCAGGGCCGAGGCTCTGTGTAAAGAGTACCGTCAGACCAAAGGTCCAGGCAGCACAGCCAAGCCCTCTGAACAGCTGTTCTTCCTCAAGCTGGGCGGCCAGATCAAGATCACCCTGGAGAAGTGCCAGAGAGAGAACGGCTTCAT ATACTTCCATAAGGTCCCTGCTGACGCACCCCAGCTGGAGCTTAAGGCCAGCTATGGCCTGGCTGATCCAATCACCTTCGAGCTCCCGGGCCTCAGTGATCTGTGCACCCCGGAAGTCTACGCAACATTCGACCTCACCAAGGGGGCTAAAGATGAGAAG gccaaacacaaggaggtggaggtgaagccGGTGAAGGAGCCGGACCTGAAGCCAGAGAAGGACACGGGATGTGTGGTCTCCTaa
- the si:ch73-91k6.2 gene encoding alpha-1,6-mannosyl-glycoprotein 2-beta-N-acetylglucosaminyltransferase: MRFRILKKNLLVALGLSFIFVTVMFSTRVLISGNDTSSVAHENVLPGIRSFTKFQFDSLQDMKTSVYNGNYKQNIQNRDTFSAEPQLVLVIQVHNRPDYLKILITSLEKAAEVHSFLLIFSHDYFSEEINSIVQGITFCKVLQIYFPFSTQLYPSEFPGQDPRDCQRDLSRDVAVKAGCLNAEHPDSYGHYREASITQTKHHWWWKLHFVWERVHALQGYSGFAIFLEEDNYMLPDLYHLYKDMLAFRKTSCPDCDMLALGNHDSLSADFFKLSDKVRTTGWMSTKHNIGMGISREVYYKLMGCGDDFCSYDDYNWDWTLQHLSGGCIAKPLKVLVAQGSRVLHTGNCGLHQKENCRPEWALQKAEEFLQQAKDSLFPQSLELSIAEPVEHKIHVKNGGWGDIRDHILCKNYAKRL, from the coding sequence ATGAGGTTTCGTATTCTTAAAAAGAATCTGCTTGTTGCATTGGGTCTCTCATTCATATTTGTTACGGTCATGTTTTCAACTCGTGTTTTAATATCTGGCAACGACACAAGTAGTGTCGCTCATGAGAACGTATTACCTGGAATACGAAGTTTCACGAAGTTTCAATTCGACTCCCTACAGGACATGAAAACTTCCGTTTACAACGGCAATTATAAACAAAACATTCAGAACAGAGATACGTTTTCCGCTGAACCTCAACTGGTTCTAGTGATTCAGGTTCACAACCGACCAGACTACCTCAAAATACTAATAACATCGTTGGAAAAAGCAGCTGAGGTCCACAGTTTTCTGCTTATTTTCAGCCATGACTATTTTTCAGAGGAAATCAATAGCATTGTGCAGGGGATAACCTTCTGCAAAGTCTTGCAAATCTACTTCCCCTTCAGCACTCAGCTGTATCCCTCAGAGTTTCCTGGACAGGATCCAAGAGACTGCCAGCGAGATCTGTCCAGAGATGTGGCTGTTAAGGCGGGATGTCTTAACGCTGAGCATCCTGACTCCTATGGCCACTATAGAGAGGCCTCCATTACTCAGACCAAACACCACTGGTGGTGGAAGCTGCACTTTGTGTGGGAGCGAGTGCATGCGCTACAGGGATACAGCGGCTTCGCTATCTTCCTAGAAGAAGACAACTACATGCTACCTGACTTGTATCACCTGTACAAGGACATGTTAGCCTTCAGGAAGACCAGCTGCCCGGACTGTGACATGCTGGCTCTGGGGAACCACGACAGCTTGTCGGCGGACTTCTTCAAACTGTCTGACAAGGTGAGGACCACGGGTTGGATGTCCACCAAGCACAACATAGGCATGGgcatctccagggaggtgtaCTACAAGCTGATGGGCTGTGGGGATGACTTTTGCTCCTACGACGACTACAACTGGGACTGGACTCTGCAGCACCTTTCGGGCGGCTGCATAGCCAAGCCTCTGAAGGTACTGGTGGCCCAGGGGTCCAGGGTCCTGCACACCGGGAACTGCGGCCTGCATCAGAAGGAGAACTGCCGGCCAGAGTGGGCCCTACAGAAGGCAGAAGAATTTCTCCAGCAGGCGAAGGACTCCCTCTTCCCACAATCCCTTGAGCTGTCCATCGCAGAGCCGGTGGAGCACAAGATCCATGTGAagaatggggggtggggggacatTAGAGATCATATTCTCTGTAAAAACTATGCCAAACGTCTCTAA